In Candidatus Roizmanbacteria bacterium CG_4_9_14_0_2_um_filter_38_17, a genomic segment contains:
- a CDS encoding YraN family protein, which produces MSIENTGEQGEKLAAQYLIKQNHKIIATNYHYKRFGEIDIITLKNNTLHFVEVKTRKSNSHGYGYEAVDRRKLAKLLRTAQAFLVQHNYTNSSYQFDIISILLSSETIDYYENITQ; this is translated from the coding sequence ATGAGCATTGAAAATACAGGCGAGCAAGGCGAAAAACTCGCTGCTCAATATTTAATTAAACAAAATCATAAGATTATTGCAACCAACTACCACTATAAGCGTTTTGGTGAAATAGATATTATCACTCTAAAAAATAACACTTTACATTTTGTTGAGGTTAAAACCCGTAAAAGCAATAGTCACGGATATGGTTATGAGGCAGTTGACCGGCGTAAATTAGCTAAGCTCCTGCGCACAGCCCAAGCTTTTCTCGTGCAGCATAACTACACTAATTCTTCATACCAGTTTGATATCATATCTATCCTCCTATCCAGTGAAACAATTGACTACTATGAAAACATCACTCAATAA